One Campylobacter concisus DNA segment encodes these proteins:
- the sstT gene encoding serine/threonine transporter SstT: MNMFKNIARRYADGNLIVQILVGIILGALVGFYTHYQAAPYNQISAKIQTIQKESGLSVDEVIKTRLSQDEAKQLDEAKEKASSADSIAASASVLGDLFKGALKAIAPILVFVLVATSIILKDFGHTKGMQKIITLYLVGTFLAAVVAVIASFLFPIEIPLKGLQSADMSAPQGITNVLKDLIYKMVENPITALANGNYIGIITWAIGGGIAMRYATPETKKVFKDISDGVTHIVKFIIRLAPFGIFGMVAISIHDTGFETLAGYLKLILVLVGAMLVVAFIVYPAMVFALTRKNPYPLVMICLKESAISAFFTRSSAANIPVNMALCKKLNLKEELYSISIPLGATINMGGAAVTISILALTAVNSIPSITVTFGDALLLCFISALGACGASGVAGGSLLLVPLACGLFGIGNDIAMQFVTVGFTIGVIQDSVETALNSSSDVLFTAVASETSN; the protein is encoded by the coding sequence ATGAATATGTTTAAAAACATTGCAAGAAGATACGCCGACGGAAATTTGATCGTTCAAATTTTAGTTGGTATCATCCTAGGTGCCCTAGTTGGCTTTTACACACACTATCAGGCAGCCCCTTACAACCAAATCTCAGCCAAAATTCAAACCATTCAAAAAGAGAGTGGCTTAAGCGTAGATGAAGTTATAAAAACTCGTCTTAGCCAAGATGAAGCAAAACAGCTTGATGAAGCCAAAGAAAAGGCTAGTTCGGCTGATTCTATCGCTGCTTCAGCCTCAGTTTTAGGAGATTTGTTTAAAGGCGCTCTAAAAGCGATCGCACCTATTCTTGTATTTGTTTTAGTTGCAACCTCTATCATTTTAAAAGATTTTGGTCATACAAAAGGCATGCAAAAGATCATCACACTCTACCTCGTTGGCACTTTTTTAGCAGCTGTTGTAGCGGTTATTGCAAGCTTTTTATTTCCTATCGAGATACCGCTAAAAGGTCTGCAAAGCGCTGATATGTCTGCCCCACAAGGCATCACAAACGTGCTAAAAGATCTTATTTATAAAATGGTTGAAAACCCAATAACCGCCCTAGCAAATGGCAACTATATAGGCATTATCACTTGGGCTATAGGTGGCGGCATCGCTATGAGATATGCTACACCTGAGACCAAAAAGGTATTTAAAGATATAAGCGACGGCGTAACTCATATCGTTAAATTTATCATTAGACTAGCTCCATTTGGCATATTTGGTATGGTTGCAATTAGCATTCATGACACTGGATTTGAGACACTTGCAGGATATCTCAAACTGATCTTGGTTCTTGTTGGAGCGATGCTTGTAGTGGCATTTATCGTCTATCCAGCGATGGTTTTTGCACTAACTAGGAAAAATCCTTATCCACTTGTGATGATCTGTCTAAAAGAGAGCGCGATCTCAGCGTTTTTTACAAGAAGCTCGGCTGCAAACATCCCTGTAAATATGGCACTTTGCAAAAAACTAAACCTAAAAGAGGAGCTCTACTCGATCTCTATCCCACTTGGAGCTACTATAAACATGGGTGGTGCAGCAGTTACCATTAGCATCCTAGCGCTTACTGCGGTAAATTCTATCCCATCTATCACAGTTACATTTGGCGATGCGCTTCTTCTATGCTTCATCTCAGCCCTTGGCGCATGCGGCGCTTCAGGCGTGGCTGGCGGCTCACTACTTCTAGTGCCATTAGCGTGCGGACTTTTTGGCATCGGCAATGACATCGCTATGCAGTTTGTCACAGTTGGCTTTACGATAGGCGTCATCCAAGACTCAGTTGAAACTGCGCTAAATAGCTCATCAGACGTGCTTTTTACAGCCGTGGCATCAGAGACTTCAAACTAA
- the metK gene encoding methionine adenosyltransferase, with amino-acid sequence MYLFTSEVVSPGHPDKCADIIADSIVDTILTQDPNGRVASEVFVAGKNIVIGGEINSKVKLSYKDYEKIVKDALAHIGYDGKSNFTKEQCLHPDDIEVKVCLNQQSPDINQGVDQSDGEIGAGDQGIMFGFASCEAKEFMPAAITYARMLCEKVYKFAKANPDKLGVDIKTQVTIDYGSKDNFENCKPQSIHTIVVSAPCVESMKIEELRALIQNLIDETGLPKELYNKEKTIIYINPTGRYVNHSSLHDSGLTGRKLIVDSFGGYSPIGGGAQSSKDYTKVDRSGLYAARWIAKNIVAAGLAKKCIVQISYAIGVAKPTSVSVDTMGTHANSVNDDMLSNFVSEHFSLTPRWITNKFGLDKPSKETFLYAKVAAKGQVGNAKYPWEKLDAVDTFKALLKK; translated from the coding sequence ATGTATCTATTTACTTCTGAAGTTGTAAGTCCAGGTCATCCAGATAAATGTGCTGATATTATCGCTGACAGCATTGTTGATACTATTTTAACGCAAGATCCAAATGGACGCGTCGCAAGCGAAGTTTTTGTCGCTGGAAAAAATATAGTAATAGGTGGAGAGATAAACTCAAAGGTAAAACTCTCTTATAAAGACTACGAAAAGATCGTAAAAGATGCTCTTGCGCACATTGGATATGATGGAAAGAGCAACTTTACAAAAGAGCAGTGCTTGCACCCAGACGATATCGAGGTCAAAGTCTGCTTAAATCAACAAAGTCCAGATATAAATCAAGGCGTTGATCAAAGTGATGGCGAGATCGGAGCAGGTGATCAAGGCATCATGTTTGGCTTTGCGAGCTGCGAAGCGAAAGAATTTATGCCAGCAGCTATAACTTATGCAAGAATGCTTTGTGAAAAAGTCTATAAATTTGCCAAAGCAAACCCTGATAAGCTTGGTGTTGATATAAAAACGCAAGTTACGATTGATTACGGTAGTAAAGACAACTTTGAAAACTGCAAACCTCAAAGTATCCACACTATCGTCGTATCTGCTCCTTGCGTGGAGAGCATGAAGATAGAAGAGCTTCGCGCACTAATACAAAATTTAATAGACGAAACTGGCCTTCCAAAAGAGCTATATAATAAAGAAAAAACGATCATTTATATAAACCCAACAGGCAGATATGTAAACCACAGCTCGCTTCACGATAGTGGTCTAACAGGCAGAAAACTAATCGTCGATAGCTTTGGCGGATATAGCCCAATAGGCGGTGGCGCTCAGTCAAGCAAGGACTACACAAAGGTTGATCGCAGCGGACTTTACGCAGCGCGCTGGATAGCTAAAAATATCGTAGCAGCTGGCCTTGCTAAAAAATGTATCGTTCAGATAAGCTACGCTATCGGCGTTGCAAAGCCAACTTCAGTTAGTGTTGATACCATGGGAACTCACGCAAACAGCGTAAATGACGATATGCTTTCAAATTTTGTAAGCGAGCATTTTTCTCTAACTCCTCGCTGGATAACAAATAAATTTGGTCTTGATAAACCAAGCAAAGAGACATTTTTATATGCAAAAGTAGCTGCAAAAGGTCAAGTGGGAAATGCAAAATATCCTTGGGAAAAGCTTGATGCGGTTGATACTTTCAAGGCTTTACTAAAAAAATAA
- a CDS encoding apolipoprotein N-acyltransferase — protein MLKNQRFAWISLFVRFLNGHFSTKIIIKAFVGAFLLSNFIFLAMAENQILNFISPFLTLAGIYVIINLSRAGFFTAGFFTGILWFYWIGFSFIYYELVWLIPFVVLFVALVYGLLFWIASFPSFIALRAVLLFLISYVHPFGFNWFNLEATLVLGAFEPNTRGLIFVFLAAIFLSLKGKIFKFILAFICLIAALQFKSSEAKTLPFDVELINTDVAQRVRWDKSLRMKFTNENLDLISSAIAEQKRLIVLPESAFPLFMTNEPLLVDELKELSKKITIVAGALAYENKQIYNSAFLFQDGTLRRMDKKFLVPFGEEIPLPKFMQDAVNKLFFGGASDFKKAENFSDYEIDEVKIRNAICYEATREELYRGEFDVVVAITNNGWFVPSSEPVLQRLLIKHLATKYNKAVYHSVNASKSEIIKPKKAFWDEL, from the coding sequence ATGTTAAAAAATCAGCGTTTTGCATGGATTTCCTTATTTGTAAGATTTTTAAACGGACATTTTAGCACTAAAATTATAATAAAAGCCTTTGTCGGTGCTTTTTTGCTTTCTAATTTCATTTTTTTAGCTATGGCAGAAAATCAAATTTTAAATTTCATCTCACCTTTTCTTACGTTAGCTGGAATTTACGTCATCATAAATTTAAGCAGGGCTGGATTTTTCACGGCTGGATTTTTCACTGGAATTTTGTGGTTTTACTGGATCGGCTTTAGCTTTATCTACTACGAACTAGTCTGGCTTATACCATTTGTCGTCCTCTTTGTAGCCCTTGTTTATGGACTTTTATTTTGGATAGCCTCTTTCCCAAGCTTTATAGCACTAAGAGCTGTTTTGTTATTTTTAATAAGCTACGTGCACCCATTTGGCTTTAACTGGTTTAACCTTGAAGCAACGCTTGTTTTGGGCGCTTTTGAGCCAAATACTAGAGGGCTTATATTTGTTTTTTTAGCAGCTATTTTTTTGAGTTTAAAAGGCAAAATTTTTAAATTTATCCTAGCTTTTATCTGCCTGATCGCCGCTTTGCAGTTTAAAAGTAGCGAGGCAAAGACTCTGCCATTTGACGTGGAGCTAATAAACACCGATGTCGCTCAAAGGGTGCGCTGGGATAAAAGCTTGCGCATGAAATTTACAAATGAAAATTTAGACTTGATAAGCAGCGCCATAGCCGAGCAAAAACGCCTCATCGTACTTCCAGAGAGTGCGTTTCCACTATTTATGACAAATGAGCCACTGCTTGTTGATGAGCTAAAAGAGCTTTCAAAAAAGATAACCATCGTAGCTGGCGCACTTGCCTATGAAAATAAACAAATTTATAACTCTGCATTTTTGTTTCAAGACGGCACTCTTAGGCGAATGGATAAGAAATTTTTAGTGCCATTTGGAGAAGAAATTCCTTTGCCAAAATTTATGCAAGATGCGGTAAATAAGCTATTTTTTGGTGGGGCTAGCGACTTTAAAAAGGCTGAAAATTTTAGCGACTATGAGATAGATGAAGTTAAAATCAGAAACGCTATCTGCTACGAGGCAACAAGAGAGGAGCTTTATAGGGGCGAATTTGACGTGGTCGTGGCCATCACAAACAACGGCTGGTTTGTGCCAAGTAGCGAACCTGTGCTTCAAAGACTATTAATAAAACACCTTGCCACAAAATATAATAAAGCGGTCTATCACAGCGTAAATGCCTCAAAAAGCGAGATTATAAAGCCTAAAAAAGCATTTTGGGATGAGTTATAA
- the yajC gene encoding preprotein translocase subunit YajC: MQNADFLTSLLPLVVLFAIFYFLVIRPQQKQQKAHAAMLAALDKGDKIITNGGLICEVIKAESDFIKVKLNDDVIVRIAREFVAKKIEDK, encoded by the coding sequence ATGCAAAACGCTGATTTTTTAACATCATTACTACCTCTTGTTGTGCTTTTCGCCATATTTTACTTTTTGGTTATCAGACCTCAACAAAAACAACAAAAAGCCCATGCAGCGATGCTTGCAGCTCTTGATAAAGGCGATAAGATAATAACTAATGGCGGACTTATATGCGAAGTGATTAAGGCCGAAAGCGATTTTATCAAAGTTAAACTTAACGATGATGTAATCGTTCGTATAGCACGCGAGTTTGTAGCTAAAAAGATCGAAGATAAATAA